The nucleotide sequence TCGCCCAGCGTGAAATGGTCGCCCATGACCGCGCGCACCTCGACCGGGCGGGCGTTGACCCAAAGCTGCCCGTCCGACCAATTGAGCTGATCGGCGGTGTAATGAAACAGCCGGTGCCCGCGCGCCTGTGCCGCCAGCATCAGCGCAAAGGTCGAATCGCCAGCGATGTTGATGCCCGCAATCGGGTCCATCTGCACGGCAACGGTCAGGGCCATTATTTCCTCCAGCGCAATTCGGGCGGGGCCGCGCCTTACGCCGCCCTTTGCCGCCTGTCACCCGATCCAGGCATTCTCGATATGGTGGGGCAGACATCCCGGCGCCAGCAGCACGACATCGATCCGCACATCGTCACCCGGTTGCGCATGAACGGGCGCCAGCACTTCCGCCGCTGCGGCCACGCGGGTCAGTCGAGCCATGTCGATGGCATGGTCCAGTTCAGCAGCGGTGGCGCGCGCCTTTACCTCGACAAAGGCGACGACGCCGGGACGCCGGGCGATCAGATCCACCTCACCCGCTGGCGTCCGCACCCGCTGCGCCACGATGGTCCAGCCCTTCAGTCGCAGGTACCATGCGGCCTGATCCTCCCCCCGCCGCCCGCGTGCTTCGGCGGCGTGGCGGTCCCTCAACGCTCGCCCTTCATCGCCATAGCGCGTGCGTAGAGTTCACGACGGTCCAGCTTCAGCCGCTTCGCCACTTCGCCCGCGGCCTTGGCGGGCGGCAGGCGGGTCAGCGCCTCTGCCAGCGCGGCGTCGGCATCCTCGGCGCCGGCGGGTGGCGGCGCTTCGGGCGGGGCGACGATAATCACGATCTCCCCCTTGGGCGGCGCATCGGCATAGCGCGCGGCCAGTTCCGACAGGCGGCCGGTCACGCATTCCTCGAACCGCTTGGTGATTTCACGTGCGACGCCTGCTTCCCGGTCGCCCAGACCCTCGGCCAGCGCGGTCAGGCAGGCGGACAGGCGCGGCCCCGATTCGTACAGGATCAGCGTGGCGCGAATCGCCGCAATCTCGGAAATTGCTTCGCTGCGGGCGTGCGCCTTTGACGGCAGAAAGCCGATGAACAGAAACCGGTCGGTCGGCAGCCCCGCCAGCGTCAGCGCCGCCACCGCCGCACACGGACCCGGCACCGTCACCACCAGATGCCCCGCCGCGCGCGCATCGCGCACCAGCTTGTAACCGGGATCGGAAATCAGTGGCGTGCCCGCATCGCTGACCAATGCGACGACTTCGTTACCCATTCGCGCGATCAAACCGGGCCGGACGCCATCGGCATTGTGATCGTGATACGGGGTCATCGGCCGCTTCACGCCGATGTGGCGGAGAAGGTTGGCGGTCACGCGGCTATCCTCTACGGCCACGACATCGGCGTGCGACAGGATATGTGCCGCACGCGGCGAAAGGTCACCGAGATTGCCGATCGGGGTGGCAACGATATAGAGACCGGGCAAGAGTTCGGCGTACATGAGGGGAATAGCCATGGCAGAGGCGCTTGGGAAACCGCAACCGGGAATACGTCTGGGACGCCTGGCGACCATGTTGGTGGCGATGGCGGTCAGCGCCTGTTCCACCATCGTGCCGCGCGGTGCGCCGCCGGGTGAAGCTCCGCCGCCCACCGCTCGCCCCACCCCCGGTCCCGCGCCCGTGCGCCCCGGATTGCCGCAGGACGAGACACGCCACCGCGTCGCGTTGCTGGTGCCGCTGACGGGGCCGAATGCGCGCGTCGGACAAAGCCTGGCCAACGCGACTCAGCTCGCGCTGCTCGACAGCCGCAGCGAAGCGGTGCGAATCACCAATTACGACACAGCGCGCGGGGCTGCCGCCGCTGCACAGGCCGCGATTCGCGACGGCAATCGCCTGATCCTGGGGCCGTTGCTCAGCGAAAATGTTCGTGCCATCGCGGCCATCGCGCGGCGGGCGGACGTGCCGGTGATCAGCTTTTCGAACGACACCAGCGTTGCGGGCGACGGGGTGTTCGTCATGGGCTATACCCCCGCCCAGTCGATCGAGCGGGTGGTCGAACATGCGCGCCGTAGCGGTGTGAACGACTTTGCGGGCTTGGTCCCGTCGGGCCTGTATGGCGAACGCGCCTCCACCAGTTTCCTGCGCGCGGTCGAATCGGCGGGCGGCCGGGTGGTTGCGTTGCAGACCTTTGACCGCTCCTCGCGCTCGATTTCGGCGGCGATCGGACGGCTGTCCGAACCCTATCAGGCGGTGCTGATTGCCGATGGCGCACAAACGGCGGCGGGCGCGGTTCCTGTGCTTCGTCGCAGCGCCAATGGTCGCGCGGCGCGCGTGCTGGGCACCGAATTGTGGAATACCGACTCGAACGTCGGGGCGAACGCGGCGCTGAACGGTTCGTGGTACGCCAGCGTGGCGAACAATCTGTATCAGCAATATGCCGGCAAATATCGCACCCGTTTCGGCACGGCGCCCTATCGACTGTCGTCCATGGGCTATGATGCGGTGCTGCTGACGGTCCGCATTGCCCGCGACTGGCGCGTCGGCAGCGCCTTTCCCGCCGCCCGGCTGAACGACGGCGACGGCTTTGCCGGGCTGGACGGTGCATTCCGCTTCGGGCGCGACGGCGTGGCCGAGCGCGCGCTTGAGGTGAAGGAAGTTCGTGGCGGCACGACCGTTACGGTCAGCCCCGCGCCGCGCAGCTTCGCGCGCTAAGCTCGACCGGGGCGGTGGTCAGATGCCGCCGCCCCGGATCTTTTCACGCAGTTCGGTCAACTGGTCGGGCGTATCAATGTCGATCAACTCGGCAGGGCTGGTCACCACATGATGCCCCGCGCGCACCAGCGCACGCGCGCCAGCATCGCCCGTAAGCGACTCCAGCGCACCGAAATGGTCCGCACCGAACAGCGCGGGCGGCATTGGGCACACCCCGTCGCTTGACGCGACCACCGCATCGCTTCCGACCGCCGTGTCGAGCAGGCGATAGATGTGCGTCGCCGTTACGCGCGGCATGTCGGCCAGCGCGACCAGCACCGCCTTTGCCCCCGCTTCACGCACCGGCTTCATGCACAGGGCCAGCGATCCGCCCTGCCCCTGTTCCGCGTGATCGTTGAGGATCACCCGGTATCCCCGCCCTGCGAAATCGAGGCAGGTGCCCGATATTACCGCGATGCGCGTGCGAAAGGGCACGGCTTCCAGCGCGGTGACGACGTGAAAACCCAGCGGTTCTGACAGATAGGGCTGCTCTAGCTTGTCGATGTCACCGAACCGCTTCGAGCGTCCGGCCGCCAACAGGACCAGCGCGGTGTCTTCGGCCGCGATCACGCCACGTCGCTCCGCCAGGCCTGGACCATCGCCGCGGCGATCGACAGGGCGATCTCGGCAGGGCCGATGGCGCCGATGGCCAAGCCGGCGGGTGCGTCGATCCGCGCACACTGGTCCTCGCTAACGCCCATGGCGGTCAGCCGCTCAAGGCGCGCGGCATGGCTGCGTCGGCTGCCCAATGCCGCCACATAGCCGGTGGGCGCAGCCAGCGCGGCGATCAGTGCGGGATCGTCGATCTTGGGATCGTGGCTCAACGTCACGACCGCGCTGGTGCGTGACGGGCCCAGCGCCTCTATCGCTTCATCGGGCCAGCGATCGTCCAGCGTCACGCCGGGAAACCGCTCCGCCGTCAGGAATCGTTCGCGCGGGTCAATCACGATGGTCTGGATGCCAAGCGGCACCGCCAGCCCGACCAGTGACTGCGCGATCTGCACCGCGCCCACGATCAGCAGGCGGCGGGGCGGGTCATAGCGATTGACGAACGCCGCCCCCTCGACCGGGCGAAGCGATGACTGCCCGCTGCCGAGGTCGGTCGATACCGACAGGCTGCGGCCGGCGCCGCGCGCTTCTGCGATACGCTCGAACAGTTCGGGGTCGAAACCATGGGCCGCGACCGGCTGCACCAGCACCGCGATCTCGCCCCCGCATGGCAGGCCCACTTCCCACGCCGCCGCGTCCTCAACCCCGTATCGCTTCAGCACGGCGGGCGCACCGCCGATCACCTGAGCAGCCGTGGCGATAATGTCGTTCTCAACGCAGCCACCTGATACCGACCCTTCGAACCGGCCATCGGCATGGACCAGCATATGGCTGCCGCGCGGGCGCGGGGCGGAACCCCAGGTGGATACCACCGTCGCCAGCGCCATCGGCGCGCCCGCCCATTCGCGCGCTGCAGCGATTACCCGGTCATTGTCGTTCACTTTGTCACCTGTCCGTCATCCCGCCTCCGCATAGGCGAAAGCCGGGGGCGATGCTAACGCCCTGCATCATGAAGGGGTTTCGGAGATGGGCATCGCCCTGTTCGCGGCAATGGCAATCGCGGCAATAGGCGCCGGACAGGCGCAACCCATCGTCATCGCCCATCGCGGCGCCAGCGGGGAGCGGCCAGAACACACGCTTGCCGCCTATGACCGCGCGATCGAGGTGGGCGCCGATTTCATCGAACCCGATCTGGTGCTGACCAAGGACGATGTACTGGTTGCCCGGCACGAAAACGACATCACCGACACGACCGACGTCGCAACCCGCGCCGAATTCACGGATCGTCGCGCGACCAAGGTGATCGACGGCCAATCGCATACCGGCTGGTTCACCGAGGATTTCACCCTCGCTGAACTCAAGACGCTGCGCGCCAAGGAACGCCTGCCCCAGCTTCGGCCCCAGAATGCGGAATATGACGGCCGCTTCGAAATCCCGACACTGGCGGAAGTGATTGCACTGGCGAAGCGCCGCTCCACCGAAACCGGGCGAACGATCGGCATTTATCCAGAAACCAAGCATCCCAGCTACTTCGCGTCGATCGGCAAGCCGATGGAAAAGCGGCTGGTCGAACAACTGCACGCAGCCGGATGGGACTCGCCCGAAGCGCCAGTCTTCATCCAGTCGTTCGAGGTGAATAATCTAAAGGCCCTGCGCCGCATGACGCGGCTGCGTCTGATCCAGCTTATGGTCGGTGCGGGCGCTCCGGTGGACGGGGCGGTGCCCAGCTATGCCGCGATGCTGACGCCCGACGGGCTTCGCGCCATCGCCGCTTATGCCGACGGCATCGGCCCCGAAAAGCGCCTGACGGTCGATGACGACGGCACGCCAACGGGACTGGTGACGGCGGCACATGCGGCGGGGTTGCAGGTCCATCCGTGGACTATTCGTGCCGAAAACGTCTTTCTGCCCCTGGGCGACCGGGTCGGCACCGATCCACGCGCGCGCGGGCGGGTACACGATGAAATCGCGCGCCAGATCGCGGCCGGAGTCGATGGTTTCTTTACCGATTTCCCTTATGATGGCGTGGCGGCGCGCGACGCGGCGCAGGGTTCGGGACAAAAGTGACATGCGTATCGGAATGGCACTGGCGGCGATGGCGCTGCCGCTGTTGAGCGGGGGCTGCATCGCCAAGACCGCATGGGACGTGGCGACGCTGCCGGTCAAGGCGACCGGACAGGCTGTGGACTGGGCCACCACCAGCCAGGAAGAGGCGGACCGCAATTACGGCCGCAAGATGCGCAAGAAAGAGGCTGAGGAAGGCCGCCGCCTGCGCGAGGAAGAACGCCGTCGCAAGCGCGAGGAACGCGAATGGCGCGATGATGACGACTGATCGGCCGCCGCTTGCATCGCTCTGCGCGCCCGGATAACCGCCAGCCCCGATGCAACCCCCTTCCGATCATCGCCCCTCGGCCCAGCTTCCCGGCGGCGCCGTTTTTCCGCACCGCCACCTGACCGGTATTTCGGGGCTCCAGCCGCACGAAATCACCTTTCTGCTCGACGAAGCCGAACAGTGGATCGAGGCGAACCGCGCGCGCGCGAAAAGCGACCGCAGGCTGGAGGGCGTGACCCAGATCAACGCCTTTTTCGAAAACTCGACGCGCACATTGTTGTCGTTCGAAATTGCGGGCAAGCGGCTGGGCGCCGATGTGGTCAACATGACCGTCGCCGCATCCAGCGTGAAAAAGGGCGAGACGCTGATCGACACCGCGGTCACGCTGAACGCGATGCGCGCCGACGTGATCGTCATCCGCCACATGGCATCCGGCGCCGTCGGCCTGATCGCCGATAAGGTCGATTGCCCCGTGCTGAATGCAGGGGACGGCGCACATGAACATCCGACCCAGGCGCTGCTGGATGCGCTGACCATCCGCCGCCGCCGCGGACAGGTTCAGGGACAGCGCGTGGTGATCTGCGGCGACATTCTGCACAGCCGGGTGGCACGGTCGAACATCCTCGCACTGACGGCGCTGGCGGCAGAGGTGCGGGTGGTCGCGCCGACCACGCTGATGCCCGCCGCCATCGAGGCGATGCACGTCACCCCCTTCACCGATTTCGATGCCGCGCTGGAGGGCGCCGACGTGGTGATGATGCTGCGGCTTCAGAACGAACGGATGTCGGGCGCCTATATCCCGTCAACCCGCGAATATCATCGCCGCTATGGCCTGACCCCCGAACGGCTGGCGCGCGCCAAGCCCGACGCGCTGGTAATGCATCCGGGACCGATGAACCGCGGGATCGAGATCACCTCCTCCGTCGCCGACCTGCCCGGCCGCTCCGCAATTACCGAACAGGTCGAAATGGGCGTGGCGGTACGGATGGCGTGCCTGGACGTACTGACCCGACGCTCGCGCCGGGTGGCGGGCTGGGCATGACCGTAACCGCCTATATCAACGCCCGGCTGATCTGCCCCGCAAGCGGAGAGCGCGACGGTACGCTGCTCGTCGCCGGGGACAGCATCGCCGCCATCGGCGCGGTCGACGTGCCGGGCGATGCCACGATCGTCGATTGTCGTGGCAAGATGCTGGCGCCCGCCCTGGTCGATCTGGGCGTGTTCGCCATCGACAAGGCGGCCTGTATCGCAGGCGGCATCGCGCGCATCGGCCTGATGCCCGACCAGTCACCAATTCTGGACGATCCGGGGATCGTTCAGCGCGCATCGGCCATCGGCAAGCCCGAATTGTGGGTCCATCCCAT is from Sphingomonas sp. IW22 and encodes:
- a CDS encoding aspartate carbamoyltransferase catalytic subunit; its protein translation is MQPPSDHRPSAQLPGGAVFPHRHLTGISGLQPHEITFLLDEAEQWIEANRARAKSDRRLEGVTQINAFFENSTRTLLSFEIAGKRLGADVVNMTVAASSVKKGETLIDTAVTLNAMRADVIVIRHMASGAVGLIADKVDCPVLNAGDGAHEHPTQALLDALTIRRRRGQVQGQRVVICGDILHSRVARSNILALTALAAEVRVVAPTTLMPAAIEAMHVTPFTDFDAALEGADVVMMLRLQNERMSGAYIPSTREYHRRYGLTPERLARAKPDALVMHPGPMNRGIEITSSVADLPGRSAITEQVEMGVAVRMACLDVLTRRSRRVAGWA
- a CDS encoding glycerophosphodiester phosphodiesterase codes for the protein MGIALFAAMAIAAIGAGQAQPIVIAHRGASGERPEHTLAAYDRAIEVGADFIEPDLVLTKDDVLVARHENDITDTTDVATRAEFTDRRATKVIDGQSHTGWFTEDFTLAELKTLRAKERLPQLRPQNAEYDGRFEIPTLAEVIALAKRRSTETGRTIGIYPETKHPSYFASIGKPMEKRLVEQLHAAGWDSPEAPVFIQSFEVNNLKALRRMTRLRLIQLMVGAGAPVDGAVPSYAAMLTPDGLRAIAAYADGIGPEKRLTVDDDGTPTGLVTAAHAAGLQVHPWTIRAENVFLPLGDRVGTDPRARGRVHDEIARQIAAGVDGFFTDFPYDGVAARDAAQGSGQK
- a CDS encoding XdhC family protein, which gives rise to MNDNDRVIAAAREWAGAPMALATVVSTWGSAPRPRGSHMLVHADGRFEGSVSGGCVENDIIATAAQVIGGAPAVLKRYGVEDAAAWEVGLPCGGEIAVLVQPVAAHGFDPELFERIAEARGAGRSLSVSTDLGSGQSSLRPVEGAAFVNRYDPPRRLLIVGAVQIAQSLVGLAVPLGIQTIVIDPRERFLTAERFPGVTLDDRWPDEAIEALGPSRTSAVVTLSHDPKIDDPALIAALAAPTGYVAALGSRRSHAARLERLTAMGVSEDQCARIDAPAGLAIGAIGPAEIALSIAAAMVQAWRSDVA
- a CDS encoding YraN family protein codes for the protein MRDRHAAEARGRRGEDQAAWYLRLKGWTIVAQRVRTPAGEVDLIARRPGVVAFVEVKARATAAELDHAIDMARLTRVAAAAEVLAPVHAQPGDDVRIDVVLLAPGCLPHHIENAWIG
- a CDS encoding nucleotidyltransferase family protein, yielding MIAAEDTALVLLAAGRSKRFGDIDKLEQPYLSEPLGFHVVTALEAVPFRTRIAVISGTCLDFAGRGYRVILNDHAEQGQGGSLALCMKPVREAGAKAVLVALADMPRVTATHIYRLLDTAVGSDAVVASSDGVCPMPPALFGADHFGALESLTGDAGARALVRAGHHVVTSPAELIDIDTPDQLTELREKIRGGGI
- a CDS encoding penicillin-binding protein activator; translated protein: MAEALGKPQPGIRLGRLATMLVAMAVSACSTIVPRGAPPGEAPPPTARPTPGPAPVRPGLPQDETRHRVALLVPLTGPNARVGQSLANATQLALLDSRSEAVRITNYDTARGAAAAAQAAIRDGNRLILGPLLSENVRAIAAIARRADVPVISFSNDTSVAGDGVFVMGYTPAQSIERVVEHARRSGVNDFAGLVPSGLYGERASTSFLRAVESAGGRVVALQTFDRSSRSISAAIGRLSEPYQAVLIADGAQTAAGAVPVLRRSANGRAARVLGTELWNTDSNVGANAALNGSWYASVANNLYQQYAGKYRTRFGTAPYRLSSMGYDAVLLTVRIARDWRVGSAFPAARLNDGDGFAGLDGAFRFGRDGVAERALEVKEVRGGTTVTVSPAPRSFAR
- the rsmI gene encoding 16S rRNA (cytidine(1402)-2'-O)-methyltransferase, whose translation is MYAELLPGLYIVATPIGNLGDLSPRAAHILSHADVVAVEDSRVTANLLRHIGVKRPMTPYHDHNADGVRPGLIARMGNEVVALVSDAGTPLISDPGYKLVRDARAAGHLVVTVPGPCAAVAALTLAGLPTDRFLFIGFLPSKAHARSEAISEIAAIRATLILYESGPRLSACLTALAEGLGDREAGVAREITKRFEECVTGRLSELAARYADAPPKGEIVIIVAPPEAPPPAGAEDADAALAEALTRLPPAKAAGEVAKRLKLDRRELYARAMAMKGER